CCGGGGACGCAGCTCGCGTACAACACGGATCCCACCAAGCCCGGCCAGCTGACCGTCCAGCTCGACGGCGGCAGCGGCCGCAACGTCAACTACATCATGGACGGCGGCGACAACACCGACGACACGATCGGCGGCGCGCTGCAGAACTTCTCGCTCGAGAGCGTCCAGGAGTTCAAGATCCAGACCCAGCAGTACAAGGCCGAGTACGGGCGCTCGACGGGAGGCGTGCTGAACGTCGTCACCAAGAGCGGCTCGAACGAATTCCACGGCAGCGGCTTCGAGTACTTTCGCGACAAGAGCCTGAATTCCGAGACGCAGAGCGAGAAGAACGCGAACTCGGGAAAGTCCGATTACCGCCGGAACCAGTACGGCGCCTCGCTCGGCGGACCGATCGTCAAGGACGTCGCGCACTTCTTCGTGACCGCGGAGAGGACCGAGCAGAGAACGAACATCATCCAGGACACGGGAGGCGTTTTTCCCGAGCTCGACGGCAAGCCCGTCGAGACGCCGTTCCGCGACGACCTGCTGGCCGCGAAAGTCACGGCCGACATCTCGGCTTCCCAGTTCCTGCAGGTCCGGTACGGGTACCAGAAGAACTCCCAGCTCTACGGTGTCTACTCGAATCACACGCCCGACTCCTTCGGAACCATCTCGAACAAGTACTCTTCGAGTCTCGCCGGGCTCCAATCTCAGCTCGGGCAGAACGCGTTGAACGAGTTCGTCTTCCAGTACACGAAATTCGACAACGCGATCACGCCGAACTCGGATCACCCGACGATTTACTTCGCGAGCGGCGTTCTCTCCGGCCAGAATCCGAACACGCCTCAGACCACGCGGCAGACGAAGTACCAGTTCAAGGACGACGTCACGTATTCCGCGGACTGGCACGGCAGCCATGACCTCAAGTTCGGCGTCAACTTCGTCCACGAGCCCACTCTCGCGGGCGACTTCTCGGTCGG
This genomic stretch from Thermoanaerobaculia bacterium harbors:
- a CDS encoding carboxypeptidase regulatory-like domain-containing protein — its product is MRQTFRILSRSAGALALAALLTSPAGLRAQGTNATLTGRVLDQNGAGLPGVSVTATSPDTGFTRGDTTAQDGAYTIAAIPAGSYTVTYAISGFKTVEQKNVEMNVATTRTLNVTMQVSAVAEMITVTTEAPLVRTDPAIGAIISQKELQTLPLNGRQFANVAVLAPGTQLAYNTDPTKPGQLTVQLDGGSGRNVNYIMDGGDNTDDTIGGALQNFSLESVQEFKIQTQQYKAEYGRSTGGVLNVVTKSGSNEFHGSGFEYFRDKSLNSETQSEKNANSGKSDYRRNQYGASLGGPIVKDVAHFFVTAERTEQRTNIIQDTGGVFPELDGKPVETPFRDDLLAAKVTADISASQFLQVRYGYQKNSQLYGVYSNHTPDSFGTISNKYSSSLAGLQSQLGQNALNEFVFQYTKFDNAITPNSDHPTIYFASGVLSGQNPNTPQTTRQTKYQFKDDVTYSADWHGSHDLKFGVNFVHEPTLAGDFSVGTAAPTYILNGDSLDSSVASITQNGGFSGYSSPKNIYDVYVQDDWRPSPRLTVNVGLRYDLNLGYDLNQSSNQICQELSTQTQFNDASYYQDFRGWDCKL